A genomic segment from Malaclemys terrapin pileata isolate rMalTer1 chromosome 1, rMalTer1.hap1, whole genome shotgun sequence encodes:
- the LRRC58 gene encoding leucine-rich repeat-containing protein 58 — protein MEPQEAAGAAGGGGGAGLLELPRRGAGEAGAVAAELEARRSGETRRLVLSRRLSGPLPPGLARWFPALEVLDVSGTGLAALGAELLELPRLRTLLAKNNRLGGPGALPKGLGQAPLARSLRVLNLSGNRFAELPAALLGLRGLQSLSLGGNRLHSIPPEIQALNSLEFLYLGGNFITSIPPELANLPSLSYLVLSDNKIQSIPPQLAQLHSLRSLSLHNNLLTYLPREILNLVHLEELSLRGNPLVVRFVRDLTYNPPSLLELAGRTMKTRNIPYAPSDLPGNLVRYLSLASNCPNPKCGGVYFDSCVRQIKFVDFCGKYRLPLMHYLCSPECSSPCSSASQSSTSQSESDSEDEAIVAAHRMQKVLLG, from the exons ATGGAGCCGCAGGAGGCGGCCGGGGCTGCGGGCGGTGGCGGCGGCGCGGGGCTGCTGGAGCTGCCGCGCCGCGGGGCGGGTGAGGCGGGCGCGGTGGCGGCCGAGCTGGAGGCGCGGCGCAGCGGCGAGACGCGGCGCCTGGTGCTGTCGCGGCGGCTGTCGGGCCCGCTGCCCCCGGGGCTGGCGCGCTGGTTCCCGGCGCTGGAGGTGCTGGACGTGAGCGGCACCGGGCTGGCGGCGCTGGGGGCCGAGCTGCTGGAGCTGCCGCGGCTCCGCACCCTGCTGGCCAAGAACAACCGGCTGGGCGGGCCCGGCGCGCTGcccaaggggctggggcaggccccGCTCGCCCGCTCCCTGCGCGTCCTCAACCTCAGCGGCAACCGCTTCGCCGAGCTGCCCGCCGCGCTGCTGGGCCTGCGGGGGCTGCAGAGCCTCAGCCTGGGCGGCAACCGGCTGCACAGCATCCCGCCCGAGATCCAGGCCCTCAACAG TTTAGAGTTTTTGTACCTTGGAGGGAATTTCATTACTTCTATCCCACCTGAGTTAGCAAACCTGCCTTCTCTAAGTTACCTAGTGCTGTCTGACAACAAGATCCAGAGTATTCCTCCTCAGCTGGCACA GTTGCATTCCCTACGTTCCcttagccttcacaacaaccTACTGACATACCTCCCCCGGGAGATCCTCAACCTGGTTCACCTGGAAGAGCTGAGTTTGCGAGGGAACCCACTGGTTGTTCGCTTTGTCCGTGATCTGACTTACAATCCCCCAAGTCTCCTGGAACTAGCTGGACGCACCATGAAAACCCGCAACATTCCCTATGCTCCCAGTGATCTCCCAGGGAATCTTGTCAGATATTTGAGCCTGGCCAGCAACTGCCCCAATCCTAAGTGTGGAG GTGTCTACTTCGACAGCTGTGTCCGACAAATCAAGTTTGTAGACTTCTGTGGGAAGTACCGCCTGCCGCTGATGCACTATCTGTGCTCCCCAGAatgctcctccccctgcagctccgccTCTCAGAGCTCCACTTCCCAAAGCGAGTCTGACTCAGAGGATGAAGCCATTGTTGCTGCACACAGGATGCAGAAAGTTCTTCTTGGATAA